The sequence TAATTAAATTTCTTAAGAATAGATAGAGTGCAAGTAATATTGGAAAAATCATTTCAAACGGTACGTTAAAATAATAAGGGACAATCTTTAGTCCAAAATGAATATGACGGGCGAGATTGTCCGATATAATAGGGCTGAGAAAATTGATTGCTACAATAGTTGGTATAATATAGCGCCTATATGTTTTTGTTTCAAACACATCATCTAACGCAACTGTTATTGCATACATATAGACCGCAACCTTAACACCTCCACCTACCATTACCAATATAACGGCTAGTACATCGAGTCGCTGAATAACATCACCGATATTAATCATCCTAAACGATAATAGTGTAGGAAACATTGCCTTCTCCGCTAAATAGGGTCCTAATACAGAAATATTCACTATGTTAATAATTGTTAGGATGAGTCCTACTAAAAAAATAGCAAATAGGCCATACCCTAATACTTTCTTTTTCTTGCTTACATGTGGAAAAATCATGGTAAATACAAATAGTTCACTATAAGGAAAGGCAATTGCTAAAGGAAAGGTTGCTTTAAATACAGGTTTCCAACCATTCTCTAAAACGGGGAACAAGTGATCTATAGTAACGACTCCTGAAGCAATTGGTAACAGGACAAATAAAACACATATTACTAGTGTCGTTAAAAATCCAAATTCATTGAATCGTCCAATCACTTCTATACCTAAATAGACTGCATAACCAATTAAGATTAAACTCAATAACTGTGTAATATACATAGGCGTTTCTGGTAATACATAAAGAATAATCATCTCCCCTTTATCACGCTCAATAAGAGAAGCAAACAAGATATAATGACCTATATAGGCAAGGGTAAGTAATTTACCCACTACCTTGCCAAATATCTTTTCAAGAATTCTTGAAAAACTTAAGTCAGGATATTGTGTGAAAATATAGTAATAAAATACAAATAGAATCATTCCACCAATCATACCAAGTAATGTCGGAATCCAGGCATCCTGTTTTGCACTCATACTGATTCCTAGTACTGAAGAGCTACCGAGTCCAGTAATCAGAATTAAACTAAACAGTTGAAAAGGAGATATAGTTGTTTTTTCCACATTAATCACACTCTCAATTTAATGAAATAATGTTTCCGAATCCATGTTTTATTTTGCAGTTTTTCTTTTTTTAAAGAACTGCATTATAAAAATTATTATTGATACTACGATTGGAGCAATCATTTCAAGCGGAAGATTTAAATAGTACGGCACAATCTTAAGACCTAAATGAATATGTCGGGTTAAATTATCTGCTAGCATAAAGGTCAAAAATGAAATCGCAATTAATGATGGTATAATGTATTGCCTATAATTTTTTGTTTCAAAAATTCCATCAAGCAGTACTGTAACACCATATAAATACATCGCTATCTTTACCCCACCACCAACCATTAATAAGATCACTGCTAAAGAATCGACACGTTGTATCGCTTCTCCGATTGAGATTAATCGGAAGGTAACTAAGGTAGGAAACATTGCCTTCTCAGCCATATAAGGTCCTAATGATGTAATATTTATAAGGTTAATTACAGTCAGCAATAATCCTAATATAAAAATAGCCTTTAATCCTGTCCCTACTACTTTTTTCTTTTTATTTAAATGAGGAAAAATCATCATAAATATGAATAGTTCACTAAAAGGAAAAGCAGTTGTTAGTGGGTAAGTTGTCTTCAAAACTGGTGCCCATCCATTTTCAAGAACCGGTAGCATATTCTCAATCTTTACTATCCCTGAAGCTAACGGTAAAATAATAAATGAAAACCAAATTATAAGTGTGATGAAAAAAATAGATTCATTAAATCGTGCCATTACCTCGATGCCAAGGTAAACTGCATATGAAATAACGAGCATAGCTAGTAAATGGGATATATAAATAGGGGTTGCAGGTAGAACATACAATACAACCATCTCACCTATATCGCGAATAACGAGTGTTCCAAACACGATGAAGTGAACAACATAGATGAATGATAAAATTTTACCGATTAGTTTTCCAAATATCTTTTCAAGTACCTTTCCAAAATGATCATCAGGATATTTGCTGAATATATAAGAATATACTAAAAAAAGAATGAGCCCCGAAACCATTCCGAGTAGGCTTGTAATCCAAGCATCCTGTTTCGCTCCCATTCCAACCCCTAGCACTGAAGAACTACCTAGACCTGCAATTATCATTAAACAGAATAATTGAAAAGGTGTTATATTTGTTTTTTCCACCATCATCACACTTTCTATTGCGTTTATACAATACCATGTTCTATGATTTAAATCTTACCCAATTAAATGACGTTCTATTATATAATGTTTAACCTCTTTCTTACAAAAATATAACAAGCAATGAGTATAGGGAATATAATTTCAATTGGCAAATTAAAATAAGTGGGGACAATATTTAAACCAAAATCGATATGTCTTGATTGATTTTTCGCTATTATAAATGTTAGAAAGTTAATCGCAATAATGCCAGGAATGATATATCTCCTGTACGATTTCGTTTCAAACACAGCATCAATACCGATACATATTGCATATAAATAAACAGCTACCTTAACCCCTCCACATACCATTAATAATATCACAGCCAAAGCATCAAGTCTTTGAACTAACTCTCCAATAGCAATTAGTCTTGTTGTAAGTAATGTTGGAAAAAGTGCTTTTTCACTTAGATAGGGACCCAAAACGAATATATTCACTACATTGATTATTGTCAAAACAAAACCCACAAATACATAGGCTAAAATACCCCGACTTGCTATCTTTGATTTTTTATTCACATTAGGAAAGATCATTATAAAAACAAATAGTTCACTATACGGAAAGGCAAGAGTTAAAGGGAAAGTCGTTTTAAGAATTGGTTTCCATCCCTGTTCTAAAATAGGAAATAGATTGTCAATTTTTATAATACCAGACCCAATAGTCAATAAGACAAACAGTACAAACAAACCTACAGCTAGGTAAAAGCTAAGTTCATTGAATCGTCCCATCACCTCAATTCCTAAATAGACAGCATATCCCACAACAACAAGTCCGATTAGTTGTGATAGATAGATCGGCGTTTCTGGTAGTACATATAGTTTTAACATTTCACCTATATCACGTTCTACTAATGTAGCAATCAAAATGAAATGTCCGATATATATAAGTGAAATCAATTTTCCGATCAATTTACCAAATAATTTTTCCATTACCTTGCAAAAGTTATGATTTGGATATTGTTTAAAGATATAATAATAGATTAGAAAAAGGAGTAATCCCCCGATCATTCCAAGAATACTTGTGATCCATGCATCCTGTTTTGCACCCATGCCAACACCTAAAACAGATGAACTACCCAGTCCAGCAATAACCATCATACAAAAGAGTTGAAAAGGAGTAATATTGGTTTTTTCCATATTAATCACACTTTCTATTGCTATATAATAACTCTTATTTTTTAGATGGTTTCATATCCTTTATAAGTTCGTCCTTTGTAACACCCGGTCGTTCTATATCTACTTTCACATCATACTTGACTTCTAGTTCTGTAAAATGGTTATTCCAATCCTCCTTCAATGTTTTCCAAAGTGTTGGTTCTTGTCGGTGAATTGCTTCACCAAAACCAAACACATCAACTTTAAGCTCAGTCTGCAAATACTGAACAGTTTCAGTCATTTGATTTTTTATTTTCTTTTCAAATATTTTTTCAAGCTTGTCAATATTCTTAGGTTTTGATAAGTCTAGACTACAGCCCATTTCACCTATATTTGCCTTAACCGTATGAGATACAGTTATTGTTGGTTTTTTACTTTGTATTTTGACTTTCATTTTTGAACTAGTTTTAGATACTTCAATTGTATAAGTACCCTCTTCATCACACATTTCTGATAAAATCGTACTCGATACATCACCTGTGATATGGTTTAAGCCGCGACTATGCGTTTCATCTAACCAGCCAATTAACTGATCGTGTTTAAAGACAGCGACATCTTTTAACTCTAATACTGCATCAGGATTTGTTGTTTGTATATTTTCTGTTTTTGCTCCTTTTTTGGGGTCTCCTGTTATCACTACACCAGCTACTGTTGAACTGTTTCCTTTAGCAACAATTGTATTTAATAACTCAAACACGGTTACAACTCTTGCTGATGCCCAGTT is a genomic window of Haloplasma contractile SSD-17B containing:
- a CDS encoding GerAB/ArcD/ProY family transporter; translation: MEKTTISPFQLFSLILITGLGSSSVLGISMSAKQDAWIPTLLGMIGGMILFVFYYYIFTQYPDLSFSRILEKIFGKVVGKLLTLAYIGHYILFASLIERDKGEMIILYVLPETPMYITQLLSLILIGYAVYLGIEVIGRFNEFGFLTTLVICVLFVLLPIASGVVTIDHLFPVLENGWKPVFKATFPLAIAFPYSELFVFTMIFPHVSKKKKVLGYGLFAIFLVGLILTIINIVNISVLGPYLAEKAMFPTLLSFRMINIGDVIQRLDVLAVILVMVGGGVKVAVYMYAITVALDDVFETKTYRRYIIPTIVAINFLSPIISDNLARHIHFGLKIVPYYFNVPFEMIFPILLALYLFLRNLIKNRKIKN
- a CDS encoding GerAB/ArcD/ProY family transporter produces the protein MEKTNITPFQLFCLMIIAGLGSSSVLGVGMGAKQDAWITSLLGMVSGLILFLVYSYIFSKYPDDHFGKVLEKIFGKLIGKILSFIYVVHFIVFGTLVIRDIGEMVVLYVLPATPIYISHLLAMLVISYAVYLGIEVMARFNESIFFITLIIWFSFIILPLASGIVKIENMLPVLENGWAPVLKTTYPLTTAFPFSELFIFMMIFPHLNKKKKVVGTGLKAIFILGLLLTVINLINITSLGPYMAEKAMFPTLVTFRLISIGEAIQRVDSLAVILLMVGGGVKIAMYLYGVTVLLDGIFETKNYRQYIIPSLIAISFLTFMLADNLTRHIHLGLKIVPYYLNLPLEMIAPIVVSIIIFIMQFFKKRKTAK
- a CDS encoding GerAB/ArcD/ProY family transporter, producing the protein MEKTNITPFQLFCMMVIAGLGSSSVLGVGMGAKQDAWITSILGMIGGLLLFLIYYYIFKQYPNHNFCKVMEKLFGKLIGKLISLIYIGHFILIATLVERDIGEMLKLYVLPETPIYLSQLIGLVVVGYAVYLGIEVMGRFNELSFYLAVGLFVLFVLLTIGSGIIKIDNLFPILEQGWKPILKTTFPLTLAFPYSELFVFIMIFPNVNKKSKIASRGILAYVFVGFVLTIINVVNIFVLGPYLSEKALFPTLLTTRLIAIGELVQRLDALAVILLMVCGGVKVAVYLYAICIGIDAVFETKSYRRYIIPGIIAINFLTFIIAKNQSRHIDFGLNIVPTYFNLPIEIIFPILIACYIFVRKRLNII
- a CDS encoding Ger(x)C family spore germination protein, coding for MMKQLTRILILFVVILFLAGCWGKKELNELAIVAALGIDKTEAGYEISIQKIIPTEVAGTSKTAKSPVVVYTAEGESVLKAIRKLTTTMSRKGFFAHMYVLVYGEEMARDGIAETVDLMIRDAEVRGNVQVFVAKDMKAKDILAVLTHAETIPGSKIEKIAANIEANWASARVVTVFELLNTIVAKGNSSTVAGVVITGDPKKGAKTENIQTTNPDAVLELKDVAVFKHDQLIGWLDETHSRGLNHITGDVSSTILSEMCDEEGTYTIEVSKTSSKMKVKIQSKKPTITVSHTVKANIGEMGCSLDLSKPKNIDKLEKIFEKKIKNQMTETVQYLQTELKVDVFGFGEAIHRQEPTLWKTLKEDWNNHFTELEVKYDVKVDIERPGVTKDELIKDMKPSKK